A window of the Microvirga terrae genome harbors these coding sequences:
- a CDS encoding carbohydrate ABC transporter permease: protein MTSSARSTPYWILHYGLLALYVAFALFPLYWLLKVSVTPNDLLYSEGIRLWPSRSSLAHYTFVLAHSDFPLFFKNSLIVSGSTAVVVTLIAALSGYAMSRFDFRGKMWLVGLMLITQMFPLVMLVAPIFKLFSPFGLTNSLTGLVIVYTAFNVPFATFLMQSFFDGIPKDLEEAAMIDGASRFRAFRQIILPLTLPGIAATLGFVFTAAWSELLFALMLVSKADASTFPVGLLSFVSKFSVDFGQMMAAGILALIPACLFFLLVQRYLVRGLTAGAVKG from the coding sequence ATGACATCCTCCGCCCGCAGCACTCCGTACTGGATCCTTCACTATGGGCTGCTTGCCCTCTACGTCGCTTTTGCGCTGTTTCCCCTCTACTGGCTGCTCAAGGTATCTGTCACACCGAACGATCTCCTCTACAGCGAGGGTATTCGGCTCTGGCCATCCCGTTCCTCCCTGGCACATTACACTTTCGTGCTCGCGCATAGTGACTTTCCGCTGTTCTTCAAGAACAGCCTGATCGTCTCGGGCAGCACGGCCGTCGTGGTAACGCTGATCGCTGCTCTTTCGGGCTATGCCATGTCGCGCTTCGATTTCCGCGGCAAGATGTGGCTCGTCGGGCTGATGCTCATCACCCAGATGTTCCCGCTCGTGATGCTGGTGGCTCCGATCTTCAAGCTTTTCTCGCCGTTCGGGCTCACCAACAGCCTCACCGGTCTCGTCATCGTCTACACGGCCTTCAACGTGCCGTTTGCGACCTTCCTGATGCAGTCGTTCTTCGACGGGATCCCGAAGGATCTGGAGGAGGCTGCGATGATCGACGGTGCTTCGCGCTTCCGCGCCTTCCGACAGATCATCCTCCCGCTCACCCTGCCGGGCATTGCCGCAACCCTGGGCTTCGTTTTCACGGCAGCCTGGAGCGAACTGCTCTTCGCGCTCATGCTCGTGTCGAAGGCCGATGCGAGCACGTTTCCGGTCGGTCTGCTCAGCTTCGTATCGAAGTTCTCCGTCGATTTCGGGCAGATGATGGCGGCCGGCATCCTGGCCCTGATCCCCGCATGTCTCTTCTTCCTTCTCGTTCAACGCTATCTCGTCCGGGGTCTGACAGCGGGCGCGGTCAAAGGCTGA
- a CDS encoding FadR/GntR family transcriptional regulator, which yields MQAIAEYIGHSDLQPGDCLPPERELMAELSVGRSTIREVIRHWQALGVVESRRGSGTYLLRRISPETMHLPLAVDSGQNGLLQMLEVRRGLEVEASALAAVRSGAADLERIESKLLIMESVHREKGCAGPEDLAFHLSIYDASGNPIFNQLLSQMRESVQMLFGMSRVRVDFAARSFPVHRELFEAIAAKDPDAARSKTLSILAIVEEDIKDMIR from the coding sequence ATGCAGGCGATCGCCGAGTACATCGGCCATTCGGACCTGCAGCCCGGAGATTGTTTGCCTCCGGAGCGTGAGTTGATGGCTGAGCTCTCGGTCGGGCGTTCCACAATCCGAGAGGTTATCCGTCATTGGCAGGCTCTCGGAGTCGTCGAGAGCCGCAGGGGCAGTGGCACCTACCTCCTGCGTCGAATCTCACCCGAGACCATGCACCTTCCACTGGCGGTTGACAGCGGGCAGAACGGCCTTCTCCAGATGCTGGAGGTTCGCCGTGGCCTGGAAGTCGAGGCAAGCGCCCTCGCGGCGGTACGGTCTGGAGCTGCCGATCTCGAGCGGATCGAGTCTAAGCTGCTGATCATGGAGTCCGTTCACCGCGAGAAGGGCTGCGCTGGTCCCGAGGACCTGGCATTTCATCTCTCGATCTATGACGCCAGCGGCAATCCCATCTTCAACCAACTCCTGTCGCAGATGCGGGAAAGTGTGCAGATGCTGTTCGGCATGTCGCGCGTTCGTGTCGATTTCGCCGCCCGTTCCTTTCCGGTTCATCGCGAGCTGTTCGAGGCCATCGCGGCCAAGGATCCGGACGCAGCCCGCTCCAAGACGCTTTCAATCCTCGCCATCGTTGAGGAGGACATCAAGGACATGATCAGATGA
- a CDS encoding branched-chain amino acid ABC transporter substrate-binding protein: MAIKHLRMLLLSTALLIGSAPAFAQIRIAVAGPMTGSSATFGDQMKNGAQAAADAVNASGGVLGQQLEIVAMDDACDPKQAVSVANKVVGEGIKLVFGHFCSGSTLPASEVYDEAGITSITVSSNPKVTERGMKTIFRITGRDDQQGPTAADYVIKNLSGKKIALVHDKSPFGTGLVGEVKKKLAEGKQSVVVEAGINPGEKDYTALITRLKTAGVEVLFFGGYHAEAGLILRQAADQGLKLQLIGGDPISTQELLSIAGPAAEGTLFTFGPDPRKDPAATDVVKEMRAKNIEPEGYVLYAYAAVQVLADALKKAGKVDGPAVAKAIAANTVPTVAGPIGFDAKGDNKQPGFVVYQWKGGKADYAPGT; this comes from the coding sequence ATGGCCATCAAACACCTTCGGATGCTCCTGCTCTCTACCGCCCTGCTGATCGGCTCCGCCCCGGCTTTCGCCCAGATCAGGATCGCCGTCGCCGGTCCGATGACCGGGAGCTCGGCCACTTTCGGCGACCAGATGAAGAACGGCGCCCAGGCAGCCGCCGATGCCGTCAATGCGTCCGGCGGCGTGCTCGGACAACAGCTGGAGATCGTCGCCATGGACGACGCCTGCGATCCCAAGCAGGCGGTCTCAGTCGCCAACAAGGTCGTCGGCGAGGGCATCAAGCTCGTCTTCGGGCACTTCTGCTCCGGCTCGACCCTCCCGGCCTCGGAAGTCTATGACGAGGCCGGCATCACCAGCATCACGGTATCCAGCAACCCCAAGGTTACCGAGCGGGGCATGAAGACGATCTTCCGGATCACCGGACGCGATGATCAGCAGGGACCGACCGCAGCCGATTACGTGATCAAGAATCTGTCCGGCAAGAAGATCGCCCTTGTGCACGACAAGAGCCCGTTCGGCACCGGCCTTGTCGGAGAGGTCAAGAAGAAGCTTGCCGAGGGGAAGCAGTCGGTCGTGGTGGAGGCCGGCATCAATCCTGGCGAGAAGGACTACACCGCGCTGATCACCCGCCTGAAGACGGCCGGCGTCGAGGTGCTGTTCTTCGGCGGCTATCATGCCGAGGCCGGTTTGATCCTGCGCCAGGCGGCCGACCAGGGCCTCAAGCTCCAACTTATCGGCGGCGATCCGATCTCGACCCAGGAACTCCTCTCGATTGCCGGACCGGCCGCCGAGGGCACGTTGTTCACCTTCGGCCCCGATCCGCGCAAGGACCCGGCCGCGACCGACGTGGTGAAGGAGATGCGGGCCAAGAACATCGAGCCGGAGGGCTATGTGCTTTATGCCTATGCGGCCGTCCAGGTCCTTGCCGACGCGCTCAAGAAGGCCGGCAAGGTCGATGGCCCGGCGGTGGCCAAGGCCATTGCGGCGAACACCGTCCCAACGGTGGCTGGGCCGATCGGCTTCGATGCCAAGGGCGACAACAAGCAACCGGGTTTCGTGGTCTATCAATGGAAGGGCGGCAAGGCGGACTATGCCCCGGGAACCTAA
- a CDS encoding carbohydrate ABC transporter permease yields MSTMPLYEEAAGRRRAPLSRFVAGLEPYLYIAPSVILIAVIMLVPLIIGLSYAFRDMQLINPFSGGFVGLEHFQTLWTDAAFWLSMRNTLVWTLASVVLQFSFGLVLALLLNNAFPGRGVIQALVFLPWAVPTFLSGLNWAWLFNPVVGPLPHWMAALGVLPAPENILSDPHLAIWGPIVANVWWGIPFFAITLLAALQSIPQDIYEAAAIDGAGAWRRFIDITLPFLAPTIAITVMLRTIWIANFADLIIVMTNGGPADQTQIVSSYIFTQAFRRLDFGYASAIAMVLLGILLAYSFVIILMRQSLLRR; encoded by the coding sequence ATGTCAACGATGCCCTTATACGAGGAGGCTGCAGGCCGCCGGCGCGCGCCTCTGAGTCGGTTCGTGGCAGGCCTCGAGCCTTACCTGTATATCGCTCCCTCCGTCATCCTGATTGCGGTCATCATGCTCGTGCCGCTGATCATCGGTTTGTCCTACGCCTTCCGGGACATGCAGCTGATCAACCCTTTCAGCGGCGGCTTCGTCGGTCTTGAGCATTTCCAAACGCTTTGGACGGATGCGGCGTTCTGGCTGTCTATGAGGAACACGCTTGTTTGGACCTTGGCTTCGGTCGTTCTGCAATTTTCTTTCGGCCTCGTATTGGCACTCCTCCTCAACAATGCTTTTCCGGGGCGTGGCGTCATCCAGGCATTGGTCTTTCTGCCCTGGGCGGTGCCGACGTTCCTATCGGGCCTGAACTGGGCCTGGCTGTTCAATCCTGTCGTCGGCCCCCTGCCGCACTGGATGGCGGCCCTCGGAGTCCTGCCTGCTCCCGAGAACATTCTGTCGGATCCCCATCTCGCGATCTGGGGACCGATCGTCGCCAATGTCTGGTGGGGTATCCCGTTCTTCGCCATCACGTTGCTCGCGGCCTTGCAGTCGATCCCGCAAGACATTTATGAAGCGGCTGCCATCGATGGCGCCGGCGCCTGGCGGCGCTTCATCGACATCACCCTGCCGTTCCTGGCGCCCACAATCGCGATTACGGTCATGTTGCGGACCATCTGGATTGCGAACTTCGCCGATCTCATCATCGTGATGACCAATGGCGGACCCGCTGATCAGACGCAGATTGTTTCGAGCTACATCTTCACACAGGCATTCCGGCGCCTCGATTTCGGCTATGCATCCGCGATCGCGATGGTGCTGCTTGGGATTCTGCTGGCCTATTCCTTCGTCATCATCCTGATGCGGCAGTCCCTGCTGAGACGATGA
- a CDS encoding extracellular solute-binding protein — protein sequence MIQRLLLATALATTFAGSALAQTTLKLTEVITSPERTETLKGIVKGFEEANPGVKVEITSLPWSQAFEKFATMVSAGDTPDVVEMPDRWLSLYANNSALESLEPYLKAWPHTGGLNERALEVGRSVKNTAYTIPYGFYLRAMFYNKKLFEQAGVKEPPKTLAEFEEVSKKVSAIPGKYGYCLRGGPGGLNGWVMFGATMAGDNSFFKQDGTSTFADDGWVKGLAYVTDLYKKGYAPKDSVNWGFNEIVAGFYSSTCAMLDQDPDALIAIAERMKPEEYGVAPFPKGPAGKAFPTLGYAGWSMFANSKNKELSWKLLAALAGPEGNIAWNKKTGALPIYKSAENDPFYSGPQFKGWFEELADKNVVPTIMPTYLQEFAFFADSLAVKTSQQALLGQLAPKDMAAQWADYMTKAQKKHLASSK from the coding sequence ATGATCCAACGCCTACTGCTCGCTACTGCGCTCGCCACGACCTTCGCCGGCAGCGCTCTTGCCCAAACCACCCTGAAGCTCACCGAAGTCATCACGAGTCCTGAGCGGACAGAAACGCTCAAGGGTATCGTGAAGGGCTTCGAGGAAGCGAATCCCGGCGTGAAGGTGGAAATCACGTCTCTGCCCTGGAGCCAAGCCTTCGAGAAATTCGCCACCATGGTGTCCGCCGGCGATACGCCTGATGTTGTCGAGATGCCGGATCGGTGGCTTTCACTCTACGCCAACAACAGCGCCCTGGAGAGCCTCGAGCCTTACCTGAAGGCTTGGCCCCATACGGGCGGTCTGAACGAGAGAGCCCTGGAGGTCGGTCGCAGCGTCAAGAATACCGCCTACACGATACCCTACGGCTTCTATTTGAGGGCCATGTTCTACAACAAGAAGCTCTTCGAGCAGGCCGGCGTGAAGGAGCCACCGAAGACCCTCGCGGAGTTCGAAGAGGTCTCCAAGAAGGTTTCGGCCATTCCGGGCAAGTACGGGTACTGCCTGCGGGGTGGCCCCGGCGGCCTGAACGGTTGGGTGATGTTCGGCGCCACGATGGCCGGCGACAACTCGTTCTTCAAGCAGGATGGAACCTCGACCTTCGCAGATGACGGATGGGTGAAGGGCCTCGCCTATGTCACTGATCTCTACAAGAAGGGTTACGCTCCGAAGGACAGCGTGAACTGGGGCTTCAACGAGATCGTCGCAGGGTTCTATTCCAGCACCTGCGCCATGCTCGACCAGGATCCTGATGCGCTGATCGCTATTGCCGAGCGCATGAAGCCGGAGGAATATGGAGTCGCGCCTTTCCCGAAGGGCCCGGCAGGCAAGGCCTTCCCGACACTGGGTTATGCCGGTTGGTCTATGTTCGCGAACAGCAAGAACAAGGAGCTCTCCTGGAAGCTGCTTGCTGCGCTCGCTGGCCCCGAAGGCAATATCGCCTGGAACAAAAAAACGGGTGCGCTGCCGATCTACAAGTCGGCCGAGAACGATCCGTTCTATTCCGGCCCACAGTTCAAGGGGTGGTTCGAGGAACTGGCAGACAAGAACGTCGTGCCGACCATCATGCCAACCTATCTGCAGGAATTCGCCTTTTTCGCCGACTCGCTTGCGGTGAAGACCAGCCAGCAGGCTCTTCTTGGCCAACTCGCTCCAAAGGACATGGCGGCACAGTGGGCCGATTACATGACGAAGGCGCAGAAAAAACACCTCGCCTCGAGCAAGTAA
- a CDS encoding ABC transporter ATP-binding protein, whose translation MASIDIQGVGKSYGAVPVLHEVDLSIQDGEFVVLVGPSGCGKSTLLRMIAGLEGITRGDIRIAGKVVNELAPKDRDIAMVFQSYALYPHMTVRDNMSYSLKLRGTPSERMAEVVNAAASKLGLESFLDRKPRTLSGGQRQRVAMGRSIVRKPKAFLFDEPLSNLDARLREQMRVEIKKLHRELGTTSIYVTHDQVEAMTLADRIVAMNAGAVQQVGTPLDLYERPANLFVASFIGSPAINVLDGTLHCDGERRFITLGSGEKMPVSDHLQGRHGQAVRVGVRPEDVQVSTGGDGDHMGQIELVEPMGLGTILHIRTACSALKAFVLERAHYQIGTDVACSLPAAKLHIFDARTGQRLPDQAVSP comes from the coding sequence ATGGCTTCCATCGATATCCAGGGTGTCGGCAAGTCCTATGGGGCCGTGCCTGTCCTTCACGAGGTTGACCTGTCGATCCAGGATGGGGAGTTCGTTGTGCTGGTCGGGCCTTCGGGATGCGGCAAGTCCACGCTCCTGCGCATGATCGCAGGACTGGAGGGCATCACCCGCGGGGACATCCGCATTGCCGGGAAGGTTGTCAATGAACTGGCGCCGAAGGACCGGGACATCGCCATGGTGTTCCAGTCCTATGCCCTCTACCCGCACATGACGGTTCGCGACAATATGAGCTATAGCCTCAAGTTGCGAGGAACGCCTTCGGAGCGAATGGCCGAGGTCGTGAATGCGGCCGCCTCCAAGCTGGGGCTCGAGTCCTTCCTTGATCGAAAACCTCGTACCCTGTCGGGAGGACAGCGGCAGCGCGTCGCGATGGGGCGCTCCATCGTGCGCAAGCCTAAGGCGTTCCTGTTTGATGAGCCCTTGTCCAATCTCGATGCGCGTCTTCGCGAACAGATGCGCGTGGAGATCAAGAAGCTCCACCGGGAGCTCGGCACGACATCGATCTATGTGACCCACGATCAAGTGGAGGCCATGACGCTTGCGGACCGTATCGTTGCGATGAACGCAGGCGCCGTCCAGCAGGTCGGAACGCCGCTCGATCTTTACGAGCGCCCCGCGAACCTCTTCGTTGCCAGCTTCATCGGGTCGCCTGCCATCAACGTGCTCGACGGCACCCTGCATTGCGACGGCGAACGTCGGTTCATCACCCTTGGATCAGGCGAGAAGATGCCGGTCTCCGATCATCTACAGGGTCGACATGGCCAAGCCGTGAGGGTCGGGGTGCGCCCTGAGGACGTTCAGGTTTCGACAGGGGGGGACGGCGATCACATGGGCCAAATCGAGCTGGTGGAGCCGATGGGGCTGGGGACAATCCTCCATATCAGAACCGCCTGTTCCGCTCTGAAGGCATTCGTGCTGGAGCGGGCGCATTACCAGATCGGCACGGACGTTGCCTGTAGCCTGCCCGCGGCCAAGCTCCACATTTTCGATGCTCGAACAGGTCAACGGCTTCCGGATCAGGCCGTCTCTCCTTAG
- a CDS encoding M10 family metallopeptidase C-terminal domain-containing protein, whose protein sequence is MPNPSQASDQWWVNDQTPDNPYGKSEDYESFLSYLGALNRSLTPAIAAGTLRINVYELNDHPDYKAAAIGALQAWSSVTPLKFEIVDDAPFNRATDWIEVVSPELGQPDEGSAYSSNRYVSIGQRFHDTEPNKTDVGGYVFDSFIHEFGHEFGLNHPGLYNYSGPGGVQINYLNNATWTYDRQQYSVMSYFDGIDVGETSRWSASTPLMADIEAVIRRFFSTVDANGVRTYQQIDLNTGDNVYGFGSTQLSYQLTSSGMRHDIGFAIHDTGGTDTVDFSGSTAGTILDLRAGHFSSVNGHSNNVSIFAGHNADRTDYYIENGVGSAYDDILIGNDGANVLDGRGGSDRMAGNGGDDIYFVDSLDDIVREELNGGNDTVILLSRDLRIRKIANVESIIYADVSTTQPGSGSETPPSAGDNTLTSITFGDNGNNTLDGGAGDDTIFGQGGDDLIIGGRDSLASRDINNTIDVEDLEDRTESDDGNDALYGGRGNDTLLGGQGNDILDGGDGDDTLSGQDGVDVFRGGAGIDTVDYSKESPFQLLVNLATNTASGGTASGDTFDSIENLIGSDDRIDRFIGTSAANHFWGRGGGDYFNGGGGNDILDGGNDGDILYGEAGDDTIIGGAGQDYLDGGSGNDTVVYTGSSDGVTIDLANGTASGGDADGPVQIVGRGTTIRHDILAGFENAVGSSFDDHLIGTAQANELSGGAGNDTLTGGGGADRLIGGAGSDTADYAGASSGVRLTLAGGRSGGDTYVSVENLAGSGHNDRLTGNGAANVLTGQGGNDVIDGGRGDDTLLGDFAYQGDAPPRPGLGTGYATLGPDATNNSFATAFDISNNFSLASDPDIFDSTTTLHTTVNATGNGQGGFYKIELAAGTVITIDIDGIADPNVHDSWLRLLDSNGEIVAQNDDGGSDPGSTTGRDSSLVYVVEETGIYYILEGSWSDTVPGDGWAESVPQGSTYKVNVSVELPPAPAQPGVAGSDRLDGGSGSDLLDGGLGADTLTGGAGEDSFRFSTALGNGNVDRIKDFKVSDDTFLLDNLVFGNVGGDGALALGAFHKSKAGVAHDADDRIIYDTDSGALFYDADGSGQGAAVQFARLSKNLNVAATDFVII, encoded by the coding sequence ATGCCGAATCCCAGCCAAGCGAGCGATCAGTGGTGGGTCAACGATCAGACACCGGACAACCCCTATGGCAAGAGCGAGGACTATGAGTCCTTTCTTAGCTATCTAGGCGCATTGAACCGCAGTCTCACGCCGGCGATCGCTGCAGGAACGCTGAGGATCAACGTCTACGAGCTCAATGATCACCCTGACTACAAGGCTGCCGCCATCGGCGCCTTGCAAGCGTGGTCCTCTGTCACTCCCCTGAAATTCGAGATCGTCGACGACGCGCCATTCAACAGAGCCACAGACTGGATTGAAGTCGTCAGTCCAGAGCTGGGACAGCCGGACGAAGGCAGCGCCTATTCGAGCAATCGCTATGTCAGCATCGGTCAGCGCTTCCATGACACGGAACCCAACAAAACGGATGTCGGCGGTTACGTCTTCGACTCCTTCATCCATGAGTTCGGCCATGAATTCGGCCTCAATCATCCCGGGCTCTACAATTACAGCGGCCCAGGCGGCGTGCAGATCAACTATCTGAACAACGCGACCTGGACTTATGATCGCCAGCAATACAGTGTCATGTCCTATTTCGATGGGATCGATGTCGGCGAGACCAGCCGCTGGTCCGCCTCGACGCCGCTGATGGCTGACATCGAAGCCGTCATTCGCCGCTTTTTCTCGACGGTCGATGCCAATGGAGTGCGCACCTACCAGCAGATCGATCTCAACACGGGCGACAACGTCTACGGCTTCGGCAGCACGCAACTCTCCTATCAACTGACCTCCTCGGGCATGCGCCATGACATCGGCTTCGCGATCCATGACACTGGCGGGACCGATACGGTCGACTTCTCCGGCTCGACAGCGGGGACGATCCTCGACTTGCGTGCCGGACACTTCTCGAGCGTCAACGGCCACAGCAACAATGTGTCGATCTTCGCAGGGCACAACGCGGATAGAACCGACTATTACATCGAGAACGGCGTTGGCAGTGCGTATGACGACATCTTGATCGGCAATGACGGCGCCAACGTTCTGGACGGACGAGGCGGCAGCGACCGAATGGCAGGCAACGGAGGCGACGACATCTATTTCGTTGATTCTCTCGACGACATCGTCCGGGAGGAGCTCAATGGAGGCAATGACACGGTCATCCTCCTCTCCAGGGATCTGAGAATCAGGAAGATCGCTAACGTCGAAAGCATCATCTACGCCGACGTGTCGACCACTCAGCCCGGTAGCGGCAGCGAGACCCCGCCCAGCGCCGGCGACAACACGCTGACCAGCATTACCTTCGGCGACAATGGAAACAATACCCTCGATGGAGGCGCCGGGGACGACACGATTTTTGGCCAAGGAGGCGACGACCTGATCATCGGCGGCCGCGATTCGCTCGCCAGCCGCGATATCAACAACACGATCGATGTCGAAGATCTCGAAGACCGGACCGAAAGCGACGACGGCAACGATGCCCTTTACGGCGGCCGCGGCAACGACACCCTTCTCGGTGGCCAGGGCAATGACATCCTCGATGGCGGCGACGGCGACGACACGCTGAGCGGCCAGGACGGCGTGGATGTGTTCAGGGGCGGCGCGGGCATCGACACGGTCGATTACAGCAAGGAAAGCCCTTTCCAGCTGCTCGTCAATCTGGCGACGAATACCGCCAGCGGCGGCACCGCGTCGGGTGACACGTTCGACAGTATCGAGAACCTGATCGGCTCCGACGATCGCATCGATCGGTTCATCGGAACATCCGCGGCAAACCACTTCTGGGGACGTGGCGGCGGCGATTACTTCAACGGCGGCGGCGGCAACGACATCCTGGATGGTGGCAACGACGGTGACATCCTGTATGGAGAAGCCGGGGACGATACGATCATCGGCGGCGCCGGTCAGGATTACCTGGATGGCGGCTCTGGCAACGACACGGTCGTCTACACAGGCAGCTCCGATGGCGTCACGATCGATCTTGCGAATGGCACGGCCAGCGGCGGCGACGCTGACGGTCCGGTGCAGATCGTCGGCCGGGGCACGACGATCCGGCACGATATTCTTGCCGGCTTCGAGAATGCCGTCGGCTCGTCCTTCGACGACCATCTCATCGGCACTGCGCAGGCCAATGAGCTCTCGGGTGGTGCCGGCAACGACACGCTGACCGGTGGCGGCGGTGCCGACAGATTGATCGGCGGAGCCGGCAGCGACACGGCGGATTACGCCGGCGCGTCCAGCGGCGTCAGGCTCACCCTCGCGGGAGGCAGATCGGGTGGCGATACCTATGTGTCCGTCGAGAACCTCGCAGGTTCCGGCCATAACGACCGGCTAACCGGCAACGGCGCGGCCAACGTCCTGACCGGCCAGGGCGGGAACGACGTGATCGACGGCGGCCGGGGCGACGACACACTGCTCGGCGATTTCGCATATCAGGGCGACGCGCCCCCTCGCCCGGGACTCGGAACCGGCTACGCCACGCTGGGACCTGATGCGACGAACAACTCGTTCGCCACCGCGTTCGACATCTCCAACAACTTCTCCCTCGCGAGCGATCCCGACATCTTCGATTCGACCACGACCCTCCACACGACTGTCAATGCGACCGGAAACGGCCAGGGTGGATTCTACAAGATCGAGCTGGCGGCCGGCACCGTCATCACGATCGACATCGACGGAATCGCCGATCCGAATGTCCATGACAGTTGGCTCAGGCTGCTCGACAGCAACGGCGAAATCGTCGCTCAGAACGATGACGGCGGCAGCGACCCCGGCTCTACGACCGGCCGAGACTCGAGTCTGGTGTACGTCGTCGAAGAGACCGGAATCTATTACATCCTGGAAGGCAGCTGGTCAGATACGGTGCCGGGAGACGGCTGGGCCGAATCTGTGCCGCAAGGCTCGACCTATAAGGTGAACGTATCGGTCGAGCTTCCCCCTGCACCGGCTCAGCCGGGCGTTGCAGGGTCGGACCGGCTCGACGGCGGCAGCGGCAGCGATCTGCTGGACGGCGGTCTGGGAGCCGACACGCTCACCGGCGGCGCGGGAGAGGACAGCTTCCGCTTCTCGACGGCGCTCGGGAACGGCAACGTCGACCGGATCAAGGACTTCAAGGTCAGCGATGATACGTTCCTGCTGGACAACCTCGTCTTCGGGAACGTGGGTGGCGATGGCGCTCTCGCCCTGGGGGCGTTCCACAAAAGCAAGGCGGGCGTTGCTCATGACGCCGACGATCGGATCATCTACGATACCGATAGCGGGGCTTTGTTCTACGACGCCGACGGGTCGGGACAGGGTGCAGCCGTTCAGTTTGCGCGGCTGAGCAAGAATCTGAATGTTGCGGCGACCGACTTCGTCATCATCTAA
- a CDS encoding PLP-dependent transferase, with protein MNTSVDPLARAMAILAHDSEHAYEAVVPPIAQTSLFTFSSYAEMEETYRGQKVRPTYTRGLNPTVRLFEEKVAALECGEDAIGFASGMAAIASAVLAFVQPGDRIVCVEHVYPDAYRLFQTYLKRMNVTVDYVDGRDHDAVRRALPGARLFYMESPTSWLMHVHDVATLARVARENGAISIIDNSWASPIFQQPLTLGVDLVVHSASKYIGGHSDVVAGVVVGSGGLIGEIRSRIYPYLGGKLSPFDAWLLLRGLRTLPIRMRAHEAAGLHVARELAKRSDVVAVYHPGLSNGLLDGLQGTSGLFSFEFDGSVDIARFADSLRFFKLGVSWGGHESLVVPAQVVRAQAAGPNSAIDFGVSARVVRLHVGLEGQDVLVADLSQAIREAKMS; from the coding sequence ATGAACACCTCCGTGGATCCGTTGGCCCGCGCCATGGCCATCCTTGCCCATGATAGCGAGCACGCCTACGAGGCTGTCGTGCCGCCGATCGCGCAAACCTCTCTCTTTACCTTCAGCTCCTATGCCGAGATGGAAGAAACCTATCGCGGACAGAAGGTGCGCCCCACCTACACCCGTGGCCTCAATCCCACGGTTCGTCTGTTCGAGGAGAAAGTGGCCGCTCTGGAATGTGGGGAGGATGCGATCGGATTCGCCAGCGGCATGGCGGCCATTGCGTCAGCCGTCCTGGCATTCGTCCAACCGGGCGACCGGATCGTATGCGTGGAGCATGTGTATCCCGACGCGTACCGGCTCTTCCAGACCTACCTCAAGCGGATGAACGTGACGGTCGACTATGTGGATGGTCGTGACCACGACGCGGTGCGACGCGCTCTGCCCGGGGCAAGGCTCTTCTACATGGAGAGCCCGACGAGTTGGCTCATGCATGTCCATGATGTGGCAACGCTTGCCAGGGTAGCCCGCGAGAACGGCGCGATCTCGATCATCGACAACAGCTGGGCGAGTCCCATCTTCCAGCAGCCGCTGACCCTCGGAGTCGACCTCGTGGTCCACTCCGCGTCGAAATACATCGGCGGCCACAGCGACGTGGTGGCAGGCGTCGTCGTGGGCTCGGGAGGGCTCATCGGAGAGATCCGATCCCGCATTTATCCCTACCTCGGCGGCAAGCTATCCCCGTTCGATGCATGGCTCCTGCTGCGTGGTCTTCGCACCTTGCCGATCCGCATGAGAGCGCATGAGGCAGCGGGTCTGCACGTGGCGCGTGAACTCGCGAAGCGATCGGACGTGGTGGCGGTCTATCATCCCGGCCTGAGCAATGGGCTGCTCGACGGACTGCAAGGCACATCCGGCCTGTTCTCTTTCGAGTTCGACGGCAGCGTCGATATCGCCCGGTTCGCGGACTCACTCCGGTTTTTCAAGCTCGGCGTGAGCTGGGGCGGACATGAGAGCCTTGTGGTGCCTGCTCAGGTGGTCCGTGCCCAGGCCGCAGGGCCCAATTCGGCGATCGATTTCGGCGTCTCCGCTCGTGTCGTGCGGCTTCATGTGGGCCTTGAAGGCCAGGATGTCCTCGTGGCCGATCTCTCACAAGCCATCAGGGAGGCGAAGATGAGCTAA